The Kineococcus endophyticus genome has a window encoding:
- a CDS encoding glycosyltransferase family 2 protein, translated as MSVPPTVEPPAPSPALSPALSVVVPAFDEAEVLPAFAARLRPVLDGLLAEGLGGYEVLVVDDGSTDATPVVLARLRRDWPQLRVVRLRANSGHQAALSAGLARARARGGVVTMDADLQDPPEVLPRLLAAAGRGHDVVYAVREDRSVDSRLKRLTAAAFYRLVRTLGGRAPEQAGDFRFTHRTVVDTVLQLPEAHRVLRLVIPELGFASTTVGYAREARSAGRTKYPLTRMLRLSLDAITGSSTAPLRLASFFGLGGALLTSLLLLYALVSFALGQTVPGWTSTLAVVAGVGTLQLLCLGVLGEYVGRLYVQLQQRPTYLVASDSLEEGP; from the coding sequence GTGTCCGTTCCACCGACCGTCGAGCCCCCCGCCCCGTCCCCCGCCCTGTCCCCCGCCCTGTCCGTCGTCGTGCCCGCCTTCGACGAGGCCGAGGTGCTGCCCGCCTTCGCGGCCCGCCTGCGGCCGGTGCTCGACGGGCTCCTGGCCGAGGGGCTCGGGGGCTACGAGGTGCTCGTCGTCGACGACGGCAGCACGGACGCGACCCCCGTGGTCCTGGCCCGGCTGCGGCGCGACTGGCCGCAGCTGCGGGTGGTGCGGCTGCGCGCCAACTCCGGGCACCAGGCGGCCCTGTCGGCGGGGCTGGCGCGCGCCCGGGCCCGCGGCGGCGTGGTGACGATGGACGCCGACCTGCAGGACCCGCCGGAGGTGCTCCCCCGCCTGCTCGCGGCCGCCGGTCGCGGTCACGACGTCGTCTACGCCGTCCGCGAGGACCGGTCGGTGGACTCGCGCCTCAAGCGGCTGACGGCGGCGGCGTTCTACCGGCTCGTGCGGACCCTGGGCGGTCGCGCGCCCGAGCAGGCGGGCGACTTCCGCTTCACCCACCGCACGGTCGTCGACACCGTCCTGCAGCTCCCGGAGGCCCACCGCGTCCTGCGGCTGGTCATCCCCGAGCTCGGCTTCGCGTCCACGACCGTCGGCTACGCGCGCGAGGCCCGCAGCGCCGGGCGGACGAAGTACCCGCTGACGCGGATGCTGCGGCTGTCGCTGGACGCCATCACGGGCTCGTCGACGGCCCCGCTGCGGCTGGCCTCGTTCTTCGGGCTCGGCGGCGCGCTGCTGACGTCGCTGCTGCTCCTCTACGCGCTCGTGTCGTTCGCCCTCGGCCAGACGGTGCCGGGCTGGACGTCGACGCTGGCCGTCGTCGCGGGCGTCGGCACGCTGCAGCTGCTGTGCCTGGGCGTGCTCGGGGAGTACGTGGGCCGGCTGTACGTCCAGCTCCAGCAACGGCCCACGTACCTCGTGGCGAGCGACTCCCTCGAGGAGGGCCCGTGA
- the nadD gene encoding nicotinate-nucleotide adenylyltransferase, with protein sequence MTGPAPSRRPRLGVMGGTFDPVHHGHLVAASEVAARFDLDEVVFVPTGRPWQKSREDIAPAEHRYLMTVIATASNPRFTVSRIDIDRGGFTYTIDTLRELRDLRPEADLFFITGADALAQILQWKDVAELWSLAHFVGVSRPGHALTDDGLPMDGVSLLEVPALSISSTDCRRRVADGLPVWYLVPDGVVQHISKHRLYAPTAVDGPAVPVVGESTG encoded by the coding sequence GTGACCGGCCCTGCGCCCTCGCGGCGCCCCCGCCTCGGGGTCATGGGCGGCACGTTCGACCCGGTCCACCACGGGCACCTGGTCGCGGCCAGCGAGGTCGCGGCCCGCTTCGACCTGGACGAGGTCGTCTTCGTCCCCACCGGTCGGCCGTGGCAGAAGTCGCGCGAGGACATCGCCCCCGCCGAGCACCGCTACCTCATGACCGTCATCGCGACGGCGTCCAACCCGCGCTTCACGGTGTCCCGCATCGACATCGACCGCGGTGGGTTCACGTACACGATCGACACCCTGCGCGAGCTGCGCGACCTGCGGCCCGAGGCCGACCTCTTCTTCATCACCGGGGCCGACGCCCTCGCGCAGATCCTGCAGTGGAAGGACGTCGCCGAGCTCTGGTCGCTGGCGCACTTCGTCGGGGTGAGCCGCCCCGGGCACGCCCTGACGGACGACGGGCTGCCGATGGACGGGGTGAGCCTGCTGGAGGTGCCGGCGCTGTCGATCTCCTCCACGGACTGCCGCCGGCGCGTCGCCGACGGTCTGCCCGTCTGGTACCTCGTGCCCGACGGTGTGGTGCAGCACATCTCCAAGCACCGCCTCTACGCCCCGACGGCGGTGGACGGGCCCGCGGTCCCCGTCGTGGGAGAATCGACGGGCTGA
- the rsfS gene encoding ribosome silencing factor yields MPASDRSLELVTAAAAAASDKLATDVIALDVSDQLFITDAFLLASAPNERQVRAIAEAVEEKLLPLGSKPVRREGEREGRWILLDFVDVVVHVQHVEEREYYALERLWKDCPLLELGEPAASDQQA; encoded by the coding sequence GTGCCCGCATCCGACCGTTCTCTCGAGCTCGTGACCGCTGCCGCGGCGGCGGCCTCGGACAAGCTCGCGACCGACGTGATCGCGCTGGACGTCTCGGACCAGCTGTTCATCACCGACGCCTTCCTCCTCGCCTCGGCGCCCAACGAGCGCCAGGTGCGCGCCATCGCCGAGGCCGTGGAGGAGAAGCTGCTGCCGCTCGGCTCCAAGCCGGTGCGCCGCGAGGGCGAGCGCGAGGGCCGCTGGATCCTGCTCGACTTCGTCGACGTCGTCGTCCACGTCCAGCACGTCGAGGAGCGCGAGTACTACGCGCTCGAGCGCCTGTGGAAGGACTGCCCGCTCCTGGAGCTCGGCGAGCCCGCGGCGAGCGACCAGCAGGCGTGA
- a CDS encoding histidine phosphatase family protein has protein sequence MSARRVVLWRHGRTASNAQNRFQGQLDVPLDEVGRAQAAEAAAHLAAWTTDVGAVVASDLSRAVDTARAFTALSGHEVVQDPALREVDAGAWQGLLGEEIAERWPQEHAAWRRGEDVRMGGGETRTELGLRVATAVERHASTVQDTLLVASHGAALKAAVVRLVGLPVTAAGALAGFRNCHWAVLVRRGDAWVLEEYNAGAAGAGVGAEG, from the coding sequence GTGAGCGCCCGCCGCGTCGTCCTCTGGCGGCACGGCCGCACCGCCTCCAACGCCCAGAACCGCTTCCAGGGCCAGCTCGACGTCCCGCTCGACGAGGTCGGCCGGGCCCAGGCCGCCGAGGCCGCCGCGCACCTCGCCGCGTGGACGACCGACGTCGGCGCCGTCGTCGCCTCGGACCTGTCCCGCGCCGTCGACACCGCCCGCGCCTTCACGGCCCTGAGCGGCCACGAGGTCGTCCAGGACCCCGCGCTGCGCGAGGTCGACGCCGGCGCGTGGCAGGGCTTGCTGGGGGAGGAGATCGCCGAGCGCTGGCCGCAGGAGCACGCGGCCTGGCGGCGCGGCGAGGACGTCCGGATGGGCGGAGGCGAGACCCGCACCGAGCTCGGCCTCCGGGTCGCCACCGCCGTCGAGCGGCACGCGTCCACCGTCCAGGACACCCTCCTCGTCGCCTCCCACGGGGCCGCGCTCAAGGCCGCGGTCGTGCGCCTCGTCGGGCTGCCCGTGACGGCCGCCGGGGCCCTCGCCGGCTTCCGCAACTGCCACTGGGCCGTCCTCGTCCGCCGCGGCGACGCGTGGGTGCTCGAGGAGTACAACGCCGGAGCTGCGGGGGCCGGGGTCGGCGCCGAGGGGTGA
- a CDS encoding TetR/AcrR family transcriptional regulator, producing the protein MTQQEAALPARDAERTRRDLLDVATEVFAQDGFAGARVDEIARRTRTTKRMIYYYFGSKDGLYSAVLERAYLGIRQAEQRLDVGDLAPQEAMRRLAALTFDHHVAHEAFIRLVAIENIHHGEFVKRLESVRTASAPARDLVAEILARGEAAGVFRGDVDALDVHMLISAFCVFQVANKHTFGHLFDVDLAAPDRLERSRRVLGDVVVGWLAAR; encoded by the coding sequence GTGACGCAGCAGGAGGCGGCGCTGCCCGCGCGGGACGCCGAGCGGACCCGCCGGGACCTGCTCGACGTGGCCACCGAGGTGTTCGCGCAGGACGGCTTCGCCGGGGCCCGCGTCGACGAGATCGCACGCCGGACCCGCACGACGAAGCGGATGATCTACTACTACTTCGGCAGCAAGGACGGCCTGTACTCCGCGGTCCTGGAGCGCGCCTACCTCGGGATCCGCCAGGCCGAGCAGCGCCTCGACGTGGGGGACCTCGCGCCGCAGGAGGCCATGCGCCGCCTCGCCGCGCTGACGTTCGACCACCACGTCGCCCACGAGGCCTTCATCCGGCTCGTCGCGATCGAGAACATCCACCACGGGGAGTTCGTCAAGCGGCTGGAATCGGTGCGCACGGCCTCGGCGCCGGCGCGCGACCTCGTCGCCGAGATCCTGGCCCGCGGGGAGGCGGCGGGGGTGTTCCGCGGCGACGTCGACGCGCTCGACGTGCACATGCTCATCAGCGCGTTCTGCGTCTTCCAGGTCGCCAACAAGCACACCTTCGGGCACCTCTTCGACGTCGACCTGGCCGCTCCCGACCGCCTCGAGCGGTCGCGCCGGGTGCTGGGCGACGTCGTGGTGGGCTGGCTCGCGGCGCGCTGA
- a CDS encoding shikimate dehydrogenase, with the protein MSHAVIDAGTADDPVVPTPVRGARPYLVGLVGTGVGPSLTPPLHMAEAAELGLGYVYRTIDLAERGIAPERIGEVLGWARDLGFDALNVTHPCKQLVLPHLDAVDPLAAALGAVNTVLLTPDGAVGHNTDTTGFEAALRSELDDAPRGDVVLVGAGGAGAAVADALLRCGTERLTVVDVAPGRARDLAGSLAGRHHREVTSAGTADLTDLVPAADGVVHCTPTGMAEHPGTAFPVDLLRPATWVADVVYRPLETALLTAARAAGCRTLDGGHMAVHQAVGAFELITGRRPDTARMLAHLRALVRAD; encoded by the coding sequence ATGTCCCACGCAGTGATCGACGCAGGAACGGCCGACGACCCGGTCGTCCCCACCCCGGTGCGGGGTGCCCGCCCCTACCTCGTGGGGCTCGTGGGCACGGGCGTCGGCCCCTCGCTGACCCCGCCCCTGCACATGGCCGAGGCCGCGGAACTGGGGCTGGGCTACGTCTACCGGACCATCGACCTCGCCGAGCGGGGGATCGCCCCCGAGCGCATCGGGGAGGTCCTGGGCTGGGCCCGCGACCTCGGGTTCGACGCGCTCAACGTGACGCACCCCTGCAAGCAGCTCGTCCTGCCCCACCTCGACGCCGTCGACCCGCTCGCCGCGGCGCTCGGCGCCGTCAACACCGTGCTCCTCACCCCCGACGGCGCCGTCGGCCACAACACCGACACCACCGGGTTCGAGGCCGCGCTGCGCAGCGAACTGGACGACGCGCCCCGCGGGGACGTCGTGCTCGTGGGCGCCGGGGGAGCGGGCGCGGCCGTCGCGGACGCCCTCCTGCGCTGCGGCACGGAGCGGCTCACGGTCGTCGACGTCGCCCCGGGCCGCGCGCGGGACCTCGCCGGTTCGCTCGCGGGACGGCACCACCGCGAGGTCACCTCGGCGGGCACCGCCGACCTCACCGACCTCGTCCCCGCCGCCGACGGCGTCGTGCACTGCACGCCGACGGGCATGGCCGAGCACCCCGGCACCGCCTTCCCGGTCGACCTGCTGCGCCCCGCGACGTGGGTCGCGGACGTCGTCTACCGACCGCTCGAGACGGCCCTGCTCACCGCCGCCCGGGCCGCCGGGTGCCGCACGCTCGACGGCGGTCACATGGCCGTGCACCAGGCCGTCGGCGCCTTCGAACTCATCACCGGGCGCCGCCCCGACACCGCGCGGATGCTCGCGCACCTGCGCGCCCTCGTGCGCGCCGACTGA
- a CDS encoding MFS transporter, producing MGSAVEYYDFFLFGSAAALIFPRVFFPDAGNAALVLSFATFGVAYVARPLGAVVLGHFGDRVGRQKVLMFTLVLMGLSTFVIGCLPSHDRIGWLAPALLVVCRILQGLSAAGEQAGASSLTLEHAPDDRRSFFTSWTLTGTQGGQILAALVFIPVVALPDDVKYSWGWRVPFWLSALVVLVAYLIRRSLHETPQFQQAKASGQIARMPLAVLVREHWRDVLRVVGCATVAAVSTVFGNLAIAYGKEVGVNEAITLWLVVVANAVALLTQPLFGRLADRIGRKPVFVYGALSSAALMPFYLLSMSSGSEVLTFVLAVATFSCGYCAANAVWPSFYGEMFDVRVRFSGMAIGTQLGFLLAGFAPSIVTGLGGVREGGWVVISVFTAIVAVVASLSALTARETRSVPTAELGRPVRATTPGGVRV from the coding sequence ATGGGCAGCGCCGTGGAGTACTACGACTTCTTCCTGTTCGGTTCCGCCGCAGCGCTCATCTTCCCCCGGGTGTTCTTCCCCGACGCCGGGAACGCGGCCCTCGTCCTGTCGTTCGCGACGTTCGGCGTCGCCTACGTCGCCCGGCCGCTGGGCGCCGTCGTCCTCGGCCACTTCGGCGACCGCGTCGGGCGGCAGAAGGTCCTCATGTTCACGCTCGTGCTCATGGGGCTGTCGACGTTCGTCATCGGCTGCCTGCCCTCGCACGACCGGATCGGCTGGCTCGCACCGGCTCTGCTCGTCGTGTGCCGCATCCTGCAGGGGTTGTCGGCCGCGGGGGAGCAGGCCGGGGCGTCGTCGCTGACGCTCGAGCACGCCCCCGACGACCGGCGGTCCTTCTTCACGTCGTGGACCCTCACGGGGACCCAGGGCGGGCAGATCCTCGCGGCCCTCGTCTTCATCCCCGTCGTGGCGCTGCCCGACGACGTGAAGTACAGCTGGGGGTGGCGGGTCCCGTTCTGGCTGAGCGCGCTCGTCGTCCTCGTCGCCTACCTCATCCGCCGGTCCCTGCACGAGACCCCGCAGTTCCAGCAGGCCAAGGCGTCCGGCCAGATCGCCCGCATGCCGCTGGCGGTCCTGGTGCGCGAGCACTGGCGCGACGTCCTGCGCGTCGTCGGCTGCGCCACGGTCGCGGCCGTCTCGACCGTGTTCGGGAACCTCGCCATCGCGTACGGCAAGGAGGTCGGCGTCAACGAGGCCATCACCCTGTGGCTCGTCGTCGTGGCCAACGCCGTCGCGCTGCTGACCCAGCCGCTGTTCGGCCGGCTCGCCGACCGGATCGGCCGCAAACCCGTGTTCGTCTACGGGGCGCTGTCCTCGGCCGCCCTCATGCCGTTCTACCTGCTGTCGATGAGCTCGGGGTCGGAGGTGCTGACGTTCGTCCTGGCGGTCGCCACGTTCTCCTGCGGGTACTGCGCGGCGAACGCCGTCTGGCCCTCGTTCTACGGCGAGATGTTCGACGTGCGCGTCCGGTTCTCCGGCATGGCCATCGGCACCCAGCTCGGGTTCCTGCTGGCCGGTTTCGCCCCGAGCATCGTCACGGGGCTGGGCGGGGTGCGTGAGGGCGGCTGGGTCGTCATCAGCGTCTTCACCGCGATCGTCGCCGTCGTGGCCTCGCTGTCCGCGCTGACCGCCCGGGAGACCCGGTCGGTGCCGACGGCCGAGCTCGGCCGCCCGGTGCGCGCCACCACCCCCGGCGGGGTCCGCGTCTGA
- a CDS encoding serine hydrolase, with the protein MSRRSVVSAAAGTGLVAALGGQPDEVTSWALDLLTGRVTGHRPDLLRPVLTLPAGTALAKLLRAHGPAVLDERVRYSTDDLVGSTPVCAWHVQTGMTVAGLGDAALRRGDATATNLLVVRAGGAAAVTGFCRALGDRRTRIDRRAPDSCSAQPWDPRDTTTTRALALGYGAVLLGDVLEPAARLRFAALLPSDRLRGGWTLTHAVASGRYGTAALVGVARRERRQVLVAATLRAGQPAQDGSQAAVSRVVEALLGGLDATW; encoded by the coding sequence GTGTCGCGCCGGTCGGTCGTCTCGGCCGCGGCGGGCACGGGACTCGTCGCCGCCCTGGGGGGCCAGCCCGACGAGGTGACGTCCTGGGCTCTCGACCTGCTCACCGGCCGCGTCACCGGTCACCGGCCCGACCTGCTGCGGCCCGTGCTGACGCTGCCCGCCGGGACGGCCCTGGCCAAGCTGCTGCGCGCCCACGGGCCGGCCGTCCTCGACGAGCGCGTCCGGTACTCAACCGACGACCTCGTGGGCTCGACCCCCGTCTGCGCCTGGCACGTGCAGACGGGGATGACGGTGGCGGGCCTCGGCGACGCCGCCCTGCGCCGCGGTGACGCCACCGCGACGAACCTGCTGGTCGTGCGCGCCGGCGGCGCGGCGGCCGTGACCGGGTTCTGCCGCGCCCTCGGCGACCGGCGCACCCGGATCGACCGGCGCGCGCCGGACTCCTGCTCCGCGCAGCCCTGGGACCCGCGGGACACCACCACGACGCGGGCCCTGGCCCTCGGCTACGGGGCGGTGCTGCTCGGGGACGTCCTCGAGCCCGCCGCGCGGCTGCGGTTCGCCGCGCTCCTGCCCTCGGACCGGCTGCGCGGCGGCTGGACGCTCACCCACGCCGTCGCCAGCGGCCGGTACGGCACCGCCGCCCTCGTCGGGGTGGCCCGACGGGAGCGGCGGCAGGTGCTGGTGGCGGCGACGTTGCGGGCCGGCCAGCCGGCGCAGGACGGCTCGCAGGCCGCCGTCAGCCGGGTCGTCGAGGCGCTCCTGGGCGGGCTCGACGCGACCTGGTGA
- a CDS encoding LLM class flavin-dependent oxidoreductase yields MKRIGFLSFGHYQPVPGSAARTAREALVQTVELAVAAEELGFDGAYVRVHHFARQQAAPFPVLAAMAARTSRIELGTGVIDMRYENPLYMAEEAAQTDLISDGRLQLGVSRGSPEPALHGPATFGYVPAEGETEADMARRHTDVFRRAIAGAGVAESNPRMTGRSVQLPVLPQSPGLSDRIWWGSGTRATARWTAEQGMNLMSSTLLTEDTGVPFDELQAEQIALYRQVWRDSGWEREPRISVSRSVMPIVNDLDEAYFGRDRGSVDQVGSLGEPGLARFGKTYAGDPDQVAEDLAKDAAVREADTLLVTIPNALGVDYNTHLMRSIVEHVAPALGWQPAR; encoded by the coding sequence GTGAAGCGCATCGGTTTCCTGTCCTTCGGGCACTACCAACCGGTCCCCGGCTCGGCCGCACGGACCGCGCGCGAGGCCCTCGTCCAGACCGTCGAGCTGGCGGTGGCCGCCGAGGAGCTCGGCTTCGACGGCGCCTACGTGCGGGTGCACCACTTCGCCCGCCAGCAGGCCGCGCCGTTCCCGGTCCTCGCCGCCATGGCCGCCCGCACGAGCCGCATTGAGCTGGGCACCGGCGTCATCGACATGCGGTACGAGAACCCGCTCTACATGGCCGAGGAGGCCGCGCAGACCGACCTCATCTCCGACGGCCGGCTGCAGCTCGGCGTGAGCCGGGGCTCACCCGAGCCCGCGCTGCACGGCCCGGCGACCTTCGGGTACGTGCCCGCCGAGGGCGAGACCGAGGCCGACATGGCCCGCCGGCACACCGACGTCTTCCGGCGCGCGATCGCCGGCGCCGGCGTCGCCGAGTCCAACCCGCGCATGACCGGCCGCAGCGTGCAGCTTCCGGTGCTGCCGCAGTCCCCCGGCCTGTCCGACCGGATCTGGTGGGGTTCGGGCACCAGGGCCACCGCCCGCTGGACGGCCGAGCAGGGCATGAACCTCATGAGCTCGACGCTGCTGACGGAGGACACGGGCGTCCCGTTCGACGAGCTGCAGGCCGAGCAGATCGCGCTGTACCGGCAGGTCTGGCGGGACTCGGGCTGGGAGCGCGAACCGCGGATCTCGGTGAGCCGCAGCGTGATGCCCATCGTCAACGACCTCGACGAGGCCTACTTCGGCCGCGACCGCGGTTCGGTCGACCAGGTCGGCTCGCTCGGCGAACCGGGCCTGGCGCGCTTCGGCAAGACCTACGCCGGTGACCCCGACCAGGTGGCCGAGGACCTCGCCAAGGACGCGGCCGTGCGCGAGGCGGACACGCTCCTGGTGACCATCCCGAACGCCCTGGGCGTGGACTACAACACCCACCTCATGCGCTCGATCGTCGAGCACGTGGCCCCGGCCCTGGGCTGGCAGCCCGCGCGCTGA
- a CDS encoding shikimate 5-dehydrogenase: MPDRITKDTRLCLSLSGRPSNLGTRFHNFLYAELGLDFVYKAFTTDDLPAAVAGIRALGIRGAGVSMPFKEAVIPLVDELEASAAAIDSVNTIVNTPREGRPHLVAYNTDYLAVAGLLAQHGITPAGTPGAAAVLGSGGMAKASLAALRDAGFSDLLVVARTEATGAPLAAQYGARWLPALGDVRPDLLLNATPVGMAGGPAAEDLPVARAAVEAAGAVVEVVAVPEDTPLVRLARELGTPLVTGTEVAAWQAAEQFALYTGVRPSADQVRRAGEFSRRAV, from the coding sequence CTGCCCGACCGGATCACCAAGGACACCCGGCTCTGCCTGTCGCTGTCGGGACGGCCGAGCAACCTCGGCACCCGCTTCCACAACTTCCTCTACGCCGAGCTGGGTCTCGACTTCGTCTACAAGGCGTTCACCACGGACGACCTGCCCGCCGCGGTGGCCGGCATCCGCGCGCTCGGCATCCGGGGGGCGGGTGTGTCCATGCCCTTCAAGGAGGCCGTCATCCCCCTGGTCGACGAGCTCGAGGCCTCCGCCGCCGCGATCGACTCCGTCAACACGATCGTCAACACGCCCCGCGAGGGCCGTCCGCACCTCGTCGCCTACAACACCGACTACCTCGCCGTCGCGGGCCTGCTGGCCCAGCACGGCATCACCCCCGCCGGCACGCCCGGCGCCGCCGCAGTCCTCGGCAGCGGCGGGATGGCCAAGGCCTCGCTCGCCGCTCTGCGCGACGCGGGGTTCTCCGACCTCCTCGTCGTCGCCCGCACCGAGGCCACGGGCGCCCCGCTCGCCGCGCAGTACGGCGCCCGCTGGCTGCCCGCGCTCGGCGACGTCCGGCCCGACCTGCTGCTCAACGCCACCCCCGTCGGCATGGCCGGTGGGCCCGCAGCGGAGGACCTGCCCGTCGCGCGGGCCGCCGTGGAGGCCGCGGGCGCCGTCGTCGAGGTCGTGGCCGTCCCCGAGGACACCCCGCTCGTCCGGCTCGCGCGCGAGCTCGGCACGCCCCTGGTCACGGGCACCGAGGTCGCCGCCTGGCAGGCCGCCGAGCAGTTCGCGCTCTACACCGGGGTCCGGCCGAGCGCCGACCAGGTCCGCCGAGCGGGTGAGTTCTCGCGGCGCGCCGTGTGA
- a CDS encoding GGDEF domain-containing protein, whose product MTTAPGPRDAGAGDPAAPQPGAPAVPGPGSDAARRATGGLDGRGRTAALVLVPVTGGVAVAVAAAVASTLVTLVVALVALGAVAVALAVALALTVRAHHEAERSVGSLLAALEAARDETVQDTVTGLLNRRGLVLVGHQVLESARRSGGAVHACIVEVTPGVQLGGGSRTVEEVRAAREAEWAAAATALRGATRTSDVVAREGEGRFVVLGPGAGLHAQELERRIRVGLAQSRLAGGGERAPRLAVEAGAAVLAPWDEGGVSDLLVRAEQALAQRRALRRSVPQHGWGRRRSDRGDRSARPERPGA is encoded by the coding sequence GTGACCACTGCGCCCGGACCCCGCGACGCCGGAGCCGGCGACCCCGCCGCACCCCAGCCCGGAGCCCCCGCGGTGCCGGGCCCCGGGTCCGACGCCGCCCGCCGGGCCACCGGGGGCCTCGACGGCCGCGGCCGCACCGCCGCGCTCGTCCTCGTGCCCGTCACCGGGGGCGTCGCCGTCGCCGTCGCGGCGGCCGTCGCCTCGACGCTCGTCACGCTCGTCGTGGCCCTGGTCGCGCTCGGGGCCGTCGCCGTGGCGCTCGCGGTCGCCCTCGCGCTGACCGTCCGCGCCCACCACGAGGCCGAGCGCTCCGTGGGCTCGCTGCTGGCCGCCCTCGAGGCCGCTCGCGACGAGACGGTGCAGGACACGGTCACGGGTCTGCTCAACCGCCGCGGCCTGGTCCTCGTCGGGCACCAGGTGCTGGAGTCCGCGCGCCGCTCCGGCGGTGCCGTCCACGCGTGCATCGTCGAGGTCACCCCGGGCGTGCAGCTCGGCGGCGGCAGCCGGACGGTCGAGGAGGTCCGCGCCGCGCGCGAGGCCGAGTGGGCCGCGGCCGCCACCGCCCTGCGCGGGGCGACCCGCACGTCCGACGTCGTCGCCCGCGAGGGGGAGGGCCGGTTCGTCGTCCTGGGCCCGGGGGCGGGCCTGCACGCGCAGGAGCTCGAGCGCCGCATCCGCGTGGGCCTGGCGCAGAGCCGGCTCGCCGGTGGCGGCGAGCGCGCCCCGCGGCTGGCCGTCGAGGCCGGTGCGGCCGTGCTCGCGCCGTGGGACGAGGGCGGGGTCAGCGACCTCCTCGTGCGGGCCGAGCAGGCCCTGGCCCAGCGTCGCGCCCTGCGCCGCAGCGTCCCCCAGCACGGGTGGGGCCGTCGCCGCAGCGACCGCGGCGACCGCAGCGCCCGCCCGGAGCGTCCCGGCGCCTGA